gcacacagaaatgAAATCCACGAATCGATTTTTTTTAAGGCTACACTTTTTTCATTAAAGTCTACAGGTTTCTTCTAGGTTTTATAGCCTCCTTCAAGACTATCAAGACCATTCAaaatgacattttatatttttatcaaGTGTTTCAGGATTATAGTGCGACCAGAGAGGTTTTAACGTTAACATTATGTTCAACTGTGATGCGACGTACAATGCTATACACCTGCATTTGTGTTTTCTATTTCCAACCACTTGAGGCGCTCGTACAATTTAGAGAGACTCCCCCCATAAAAGGTTGCGTGTTGCGTGGTTAGACGGTGTTGCTTTTCGCTTCCCTTGCCATTTGCCCCCCGAGAGATCTGTAAACAGTGGGGTTGCAGAGCCATAGCTGAACTAGATTGGAGTTGTTGTGGTACTTTACATTATgcctaaaaagaaaaagaatggacAGAGTCTAGGGCGGGTTCCTGGACAACTAAACTGTTCCTGGAGCAACACGGATAGTCGTGCATACGACCTCAGTGTTGCTTACCAAGATGAAACAAACAGAAATAACTCGGAGTACAACCCAGTGTCCAATGCATTGACTTTGTCCGATAGAGAACACATCATGAAAAATATGGAGGAGGTCTTTTCGCATTTGGACCCCGAGGTTATACACATGGTGCTGACGGAATGTGATTTCAATAGTAAGTTTGACTAAATTGTTGTGAATGGCGCTGAATTGTCCCCTCTCAGTGTGGTTGTTTGGTAGGCTACTACAGGGGGGTGGTTCAGACACGCAACGCCTCGTGACAGTTGCAGGAAGAACTAGTACACAGTCCAGTGAGTGGCTTGTAAACATGTCTGGTTGAAGTCTTAAAGGTTGTGTATTTCTTAATCGGGCCAAGTGTTAGTCAAATCCGCGAGCGATTAAAAGCATCATTTACCCGTGTTAAAAGCACGGGAAATTAGCTAAATTGTTATTAGCACCCATAGTAAAACTTGGGAATGTGAAGACTGATGAAACGACCCATAGGTGTTGAGAAATCTTACATGCTacaatttcaagtcaagtcaagtcaagtcaattttgcCCTAGGCCCTTCTCTATTGCTGAAAGGATCTAGGCCATACCATTACCATTATAATTACCATAGTCTTAGTTCATTGTAGGCCTGTTTATTTAGTTACCCAAGATTGTGTAAGCcctgtttattttgtttggggCTTAAATGCTGTTTATTGACTTCTCTCTCTTGCATTTTGTTAAGCGATTGTTCCATGGATTGTGTCCAGTTGtcattctttttctctgtctctctcaacctACATAGTGGAGAATGCCATGGACTCCCTTTTGGAGCTTTCCAATGCTGCTAAAGGTCCACCATCCTTGCCAACCCCGGTCTCTGGTTTTGAAATTGCTGCAGCTCTTTTAAATTCGGATACACCCCAGTCACCCATGACATCAGCAAATTACATTTCTTCAGCTAGCCATCTTTCTCAGTCAGAGCCACCTTTTGTGTCTACGTCTAAGCCTCCCTCCTGTCCTTTGGAAGTTCAGTCTCCAGTTCGACAAGCTCTGCTGAGTAACCCGGGTGTTGTGTCTGTTGATGAGCAACGTCAAATATCCAGCCCCATGCAGAAACAGGCCGGTGAAGGGAATTCTCCAGTGGGGGAGCTAAGCTTTGCTGGCGGGTCTACACCGGTAAAACAAAATGATCGACTTGACTTCAGTCACCTACTTGATACGCCAGTTGGTCTTGGTGGCAGTGGATCAGCCTTCCAGGCATATCGTAGAGCGGACCAACCTCCTGCAGCCAGAGCGGCATGGAACATTTCAGCACCAGTGTTCCAACCACGATTTGTGGGCCCATCCTTCATCACACCAGTGGCGTTACACCCCACCCATGTTGCCCAGTGGCCAGTATATGGGTCAGTCAGCCAGGCCCCTCTAAAACCTACGGCGACCATCCCCACCTCATGGGCTGTACAACAACCCAGTATGTCTAGTAGCAAACCCACAACTTCTACCTCCTACCACGGGCTACACTTTCAAGGGAGGGTTTTAGTGCTACTTAGAGGAGCTCCAGGATCTGGCAAATCAACATTAGCTAGGTGTGTGTTCTTTCAGAAATTATTATTCAGATTTTTAATAACACTCTTACAACATGTGAAATGTGTAACAGCTGTGTTTCATGTATAGGAGAATGCTTGAACACAACCCTGGAAGTGCGTCTTTAAGCACAGATGAATACTTCTGTCGTCATGGAGATTATCGCTATGATCCATCGGAACTGTCAGCAGCCCATGAGTGGAACCAGAAAAGAGGTACAGACATACAACACATTCTTATCAGACATGGTCATGTGATACACATGTTAAAGCCACTTAGCCTGTGATGTGAATGCATTTATTTTGTCTAGGCAATTGAACGTAAAATCATACCTAAATGAGTGACTCAAAAAAAATCTATAGTATTAAATAGATTGATGATTGAATACACATTCAGTAATCTTATGTAGATTATCTTTACATTGTGGTTTGTTTTTGTACAGCCAAAGGTTGCATGGAGAGGGGTGAAAGTCCAGTTATTATTGATAACACTAATATGCAGACTTGGGAGATGAAACCCTATGTGGCCATGGTAAGACTTGTCTATGTGtcaaacacatacgtacatactgaTTGCCATTGTTGAACAGTTGATGTGCTTCTCAATTGTCTCATTAATAATTTATTTACTTATCTGCATACATACTTTTTGTTAGGCATTGAAGCATAAATACAAAGTTGTGTTCCGAGAGCCAGACACGTGGTGGAAATACAAACCCAGGGAGTTGGAGAAGTAAGGATGCTCCCTTATTTTCTTAACCATTATTGTTATTGCCTCACTACCTCAACATTTTAGAATTCTATGGGTCTTGTGTTGCAGACACACAAAGCATGGGGTGAGCCGAGAGAAGATCCGGCGCATGCTGGATAGTTATGATCGCCATGTTTCTGTCAACTCCATAATGGGCTCAACTCGTCCCAGCCTGCACACTGAGTGAGATACCTGCTAACTTGCAGCCACTTTTCTTATAGTTGATGAAGATACTGTATATTCTACATTATTTGTGAGGTAATTATCACTTTTCACAATTTACGCATGAATCCTGCAATGTTGGATTTTTGTTTTTTCAGTCTTCCTGTGACATCTGAGCTTCCAAAACCTGACCTGCTGGGACCTGCTCCTGCCAGTTCTCTCCCAGATGTGTCATCTGTACCTGTGCAGAGTGTTTTTGGGGGACAGCCACCAGAGCTGCTGGACTGTGTGGATCTTTATCAGGACCCACAGGAAGTGAATGAGCGGTTATTGTTGGAACCAGACTTGCCATTATCTCAGTCCATTGCTCAAAGGGAGAAGAGGGACAGGGTTAGAGGCAGGCACCTAACTGATACACTCGCTAATACTAATGATAAACCGATCACAGCTTGCTCAGAGAATAGGGCTGAGGAGGGCAGTCAGTGTGCAAACAGTAATTTAGAGGACTTGGCTACTGGTGCTGAAGAGGCTTCAAATGGAGATGGAGCCCAGCGAGTTCCACTAACGTTTGTAGGAGACTGGCCCTGTGAGAGCCAAGAGCCTCAAGACCAGCGCGCTAGCAACCGCAGGCGTGTAAGGGACGATATACCTAGCCATGGTATTAGCACTGAGGGGAAGAAAGGTGAGGGTGGGCCAGATTTCTCAGAGTTTCAGAAGCTGTTGAATTTGCTCCAGGGTGACACAGAGGTTACAGATCAGATACAGCTCTCTGACAGTGAGGAGGAGAACAGTCTAAGCTCAGGGCCGAACAGTCAGCCACCGTCACCCAGCAGCCATACAGAAGACGATAATTGTGTCTTGATGTCTAATAGCGAAAAAGACGAGGAAGAAGCTATGGATGGAGTGGTAGACAGAGATAAGAACATTGATGAAGAAGTCGGCAAAAAAGAAGACCTGGAACATAATGTAGAAGCAGAATGGTGTAGTGAAAAAGAAAGTAAGGTTGAATTAGAGAAAGGGGGTGAGAAAAAAGATTTGGCGGTACAGAATGATGGAGAAGGTGCAAGCGGCTTTCACATGTTGGGAAAAAGGAGACTGAACCAGCGGGCATCTAAATCATGCAGATTGGCACTCACATTCACCAATCAGACACCCTCGACATTCTCGGCCCACCATCTTCAACCAGTCCCTCCACCACAACAAAAGAGTCCAACCCAAGACGTGCGTGTAGAATCTGATCCATCTTGCTCTGTCTCCACACAGACGGAACCTCATGACCTGGCTCTCCTCTGGCGCTTGGAGCATATGGGCTTCTGGGAAGGTTCTGGTGAGAAAATCCTTCTAGGAAATGCATCACACTTTGTTCCTGCTGTCTCCGACGGAGTGAGTGTGAGCCCTGTCCACCGTGTTACGCATGAGCGTGGAgcccaggtggaggaggaggaattaATGGAAGATTTGACTAAAACTGAGGGCCTAAGCATTCTCTTGCACCATTTTAAAGACGTAGCAGCTGAGACACTAAAGGACTTGTATGAGAAATGCCAACAAGACCTGGAGTGGACTACAAACCTTTTACTGGATTCAGGAGAGCACATGAGTCGTGATGAAGAGGAGGCTGACACATCTGGACATGAGGAGGAAATTGACCAACTGACAGAGGAAGTTCAGGCTGTAGAAGCTAGCGGCGTGGAAGAGATCAGGCCAGATGAGAGAGGCAAAACGAATAACAGTGAAGGAGAAGACAATGAAACGGTTGGTATCAGAGTCACAGAAAGCATCCAGTCAGATGCTGGTAGTAATGGTGATCCCCCTGTTGTCAAGGAGAGCAAGTCTGACAAAGCTTGTGAGGGAACACTTCAAAAATTAGAGGAACAGGATGACCACCTACCACTCAAAATGCCTGAAATCCAACCACAGTCTGACAGCCACCCAGAGCAGACTGCACAGGAATCAATGCCCCAAGTAGCAGGGGCAGGTCCATCCCAAGACGCTCTAAAACATCAAATGATTACAGAGAGCCATGGTAATGTGACTGAATACACTGGTGTTGGAGCATGCTTTCTCCCGGATACTGACTCAGAGTTCTCCGAGTTGACAGCTGAACACCAGGGTGATGAAGAGGAATACCTCAAGGAAAGACCAGATGATGCAGATGATGTTACTCAAGCCATACAAGCCCACCTGGAGGAGTTGGTTAGAAGACAAGAGGAAGATAAGTTAAGAGGGAggcgggagaaagagatggagaggctaGAGGAAAAAACAAAGGGCTCTAAGCCAATAGATATTAAGAGTCTGGAACTCAAATTACCCACCGAGCTGGCATTACAACTTACTGAGCTCTTTGGACCAGTTGGCATTACCCCAGGTATGTACACTTTCCCGCGTCCACtcacaaatacaaataaatgtCAAATGCAGACATAATGTATGCAAATTAGTCCATCTTGTTTTGTAAGAATTTaggaaaaatgaaattgaaaCAATGTTGGAGATTATAGTTTTATTCTTTCCTGCTCAGGTTAAGTCAAAGGTCCTGgttgattttcatttttataAGTCAGTATTTTGAATAGACATCATAGACTAGACATTTTCTCGGTCATCAACAGTGTtatgctctctgtctttctgtcttgctctctctttctctgaccacCTCTGGCAGGTCAGTTTTCAGATGATTGCTCTGTTATGATGGACTTGACATTTGCCAAACTTCTACATCAAAAATGGAAAGAAACTGTCCAGGTGAGTCCCCCTCATATTCAAATACAGATGTGAAGAATTCTTAtcttattataattataattttgGAATTAATCATTGTTGTGTGTTCACAGGAGAAGCAGAGGCAAGCTGTCCTATCTTACCACCTACTGCAAGAAAGTAAGTATACATGCACCAAGAAAAGTATTGACCGCAACCCTCATTTtatcttgtttatttatttatgcactattgtatattttgcattttctTACATCCTTGATAACAGGCTCTGTTCACTGGGGTGAACTGCAGACTGGTATTTCAAGGTCACATGACCAGAACAAACCTCACTTTTTGATTGGTGCTGATGGCTATGCATCGCTTGGGGGCCAGCTGTGTAACACTGAAGACAATCCTAGTGTAGACTACAGGAAGCTTGGCCAGCCGTTTGTGTCTCTGAGGGATATAATGTCTGAAGAACAGGCACTACAAGATATAGAAAAGGTAACTCATACATACAGACCGACACCCTCTGATGCATTATATTATGGTTGTAGTATGACAGATTTCTGAGAGTATGACTTTTTTGTTCTGGTTTGTGTGCAGACCCGGCTAAGTCTTTGGGATCCAGAGCTGAAAGATGGGGCTGCTAAGCTGAGAGAGAAAagactcttctctcttttcccgaCCATCGACAGGTTCTTCCTGAAAGACATCTTTAGAGACCACAAGTAAGCTATGTAGAAGTGTCTGAAGACAGCTGTTTTATTTTGCACagcattcaactcaacttcaTATACAGGTTACTCTTTTTCTGTTGAAAAGCATTGCATTATTGTTATTGTCTTCCTATGTACCATATGGTGAAACCCTTGCAGACGTTCCATCCTGTGATGGCATGTTTTGTAGTTTTGGTCAACCAAAAATATATGTCTGTCTAAGCTGGCTGTCTTTTCAATTTCAAATTGCTCTCTGATTTTTCTTCCAATGAAAATCAAGCATGTCCAGAGGCTCGACTGAGTTGGATGTAAGGAAAGACACAGTAGTTCTGGCCATAGCCCCACTGGTCAGTACGTCAGAGGAAAAAGTACTCTGGTTGATTGCAGCTTCAATCAGCAAACAGAGGCATTTGGTAGACACAGGCTAATCCTGCTCCCTTCACAACTCCAAAATTACTGCATCTTGGCCAGACCAGAAGCTTCCAAGAAGTTCATAGTCAAGCTATCGTATGACTACTGCTAGGTCAATTTGGTCCTTGAATGAAAGCTTAGTATGGTGTCGGGAGATATTTTTTACCCAAATGATGTGCAGTCATGTACGATTTTATGATATTCTTATACATtctcaaaatatatttttttgtttatatttAAATATTTGTTGCCATCTCTTTATTTTTGCACTGTATTTCAGTTATTGTTGATGTACTCTCTGTTCAATTGTATATTTTCCTGCAGTTACAGTCTGGAGCAAACACAGACGTTTTTGCACTGCATTCTGGACATGGGGCCTGTCAAAACTGTTGTTGCAACAGACTCAAGCCCCCATCACAGCCCCAGTCACACTCCAAGAACACCCAGCAAGGAGAGGGTGGgtctttatttctgttttttttttttcgttctctctgATGTCACATTGCCTATTCAGATCTCGAAAAGGCCTCTGTCTTACCTTATGTGTAATCTGTGCATTCAGGCTCCGATAAAAGAGCAGATGTTCCAGGACACTGAAGATCCTGAGTATCAAGACTTCCGGGCAGAAGCCAACCTGCAGAGGTTCAAACAGCAGGAATGCTTCAGCAAAGCAGCTGAGGCATATCGGCGTGGCAAGAGGCAGGTGGCCAGCTTCTACGCTCAACAGGTGAAAAATATGGAATGTTAAGCATACAAACTCAAAAGCCGTTTACACTTTtatgaatatttttgaaaatgcatcagTTTTGGTCTGTCATGACtttagtgcccttgagcaaggcacctatccccacactgctccagggactgtaa
This genomic interval from Engraulis encrasicolus isolate BLACKSEA-1 chromosome 16, IST_EnEncr_1.0, whole genome shotgun sequence contains the following:
- the n4bp2 gene encoding NEDD4-binding protein 2 → MPKKKKNGQSLGRVPGQLNCSWSNTDSRAYDLSVAYQDETNRNNSEYNPVSNALTLSDREHIMKNMEEVFSHLDPEVIHMVLTECDFNMENAMDSLLELSNAAKGPPSLPTPVSGFEIAAALLNSDTPQSPMTSANYISSASHLSQSEPPFVSTSKPPSCPLEVQSPVRQALLSNPGVVSVDEQRQISSPMQKQAGEGNSPVGELSFAGGSTPVKQNDRLDFSHLLDTPVGLGGSGSAFQAYRRADQPPAARAAWNISAPVFQPRFVGPSFITPVALHPTHVAQWPVYGSVSQAPLKPTATIPTSWAVQQPSMSSSKPTTSTSYHGLHFQGRVLVLLRGAPGSGKSTLARRMLEHNPGSASLSTDEYFCRHGDYRYDPSELSAAHEWNQKRAKGCMERGESPVIIDNTNMQTWEMKPYVAMALKHKYKVVFREPDTWWKYKPRELEKHTKHGVSREKIRRMLDSYDRHVSVNSIMGSTRPSLHTDLPVTSELPKPDLLGPAPASSLPDVSSVPVQSVFGGQPPELLDCVDLYQDPQEVNERLLLEPDLPLSQSIAQREKRDRVRGRHLTDTLANTNDKPITACSENRAEEGSQCANSNLEDLATGAEEASNGDGAQRVPLTFVGDWPCESQEPQDQRASNRRRVRDDIPSHGISTEGKKGEGGPDFSEFQKLLNLLQGDTEVTDQIQLSDSEEENSLSSGPNSQPPSPSSHTEDDNCVLMSNSEKDEEEAMDGVVDRDKNIDEEVGKKEDLEHNVEAEWCSEKESKVELEKGGEKKDLAVQNDGEGASGFHMLGKRRLNQRASKSCRLALTFTNQTPSTFSAHHLQPVPPPQQKSPTQDVRVESDPSCSVSTQTEPHDLALLWRLEHMGFWEGSGEKILLGNASHFVPAVSDGVSVSPVHRVTHERGAQVEEEELMEDLTKTEGLSILLHHFKDVAAETLKDLYEKCQQDLEWTTNLLLDSGEHMSRDEEEADTSGHEEEIDQLTEEVQAVEASGVEEIRPDERGKTNNSEGEDNETVGIRVTESIQSDAGSNGDPPVVKESKSDKACEGTLQKLEEQDDHLPLKMPEIQPQSDSHPEQTAQESMPQVAGAGPSQDALKHQMITESHGNVTEYTGVGACFLPDTDSEFSELTAEHQGDEEEYLKERPDDADDVTQAIQAHLEELVRRQEEDKLRGRREKEMERLEEKTKGSKPIDIKSLELKLPTELALQLTELFGPVGITPGQFSDDCSVMMDLTFAKLLHQKWKETVQEKQRQAVLSYHLLQESSVHWGELQTGISRSHDQNKPHFLIGADGYASLGGQLCNTEDNPSVDYRKLGQPFVSLRDIMSEEQALQDIEKTRLSLWDPELKDGAAKLREKRLFSLFPTIDRFFLKDIFRDHNYSLEQTQTFLHCILDMGPVKTVVATDSSPHHSPSHTPRTPSKERAPIKEQMFQDTEDPEYQDFRAEANLQRFKQQECFSKAAEAYRRGKRQVASFYAQQGHLHGQKMRDANHRAALCIFERVNASLLPQNVLDLHGLHVNEALEHLQRILKEKNTEYKQGMCKAQLSVITGRGNHSQGGQARIRPAVIECLRSKHYEFTEPNVGLVLVSLQKDPKS